CGCCAGCCAGAACAGCGGGTCGTACCCGAAGCCGTTGGACCCGCAGCCACGCCAGGGCTGCGCGGGGTCGTCCGCCTGGTCGGGGGTGATGATCCGCCCCTCGAACGTGCCGCGCACGACGCACGACCGCCCGGCGTCGGCCGGGTCCACAAACGCCATCGCGCAGACGAACCGTGCGACACGTTGCGCGGCCGGGGTCTCGCCCAGCGCCGCCATCAGCTTACGGTTGTTCGCCGGGTCCACGACATCGCGTCCGCCTTCGACCCCGCTGTACCGCGCGCTCAAGACGCCCGGCTCACCGCCCAGCGCATCGACTTCGAGCCCGCTGTCGTCCGCCAAGCACGCCATGCCGGCCTGCTCGGCGTAGTACGCCGCCTTGAGCTCCGCGTTACCCTCAAACGTCGGCCGATCCTCCACCGGCTCGGGCACGGCGAGCCCGATGTCCGACAGCCCCACAAACGTGAGCGATCGACCGGGATGCTCCGCCGTGATCGCGCGGATCTCGTCGAGCTTGTGCGGGTTGGAGGTGGCGATGAGGATGGGCATGGGTTTCCAACTCATTAGGTAGCCGCCAAGGAAGGCAATCCTAGCTCGGTTGGGACAGCTCGACTTTGATCCCACTTCTTAGCTGAATCACTGCGCGGATGCCCCAGGGAGAAGGTTGGGGGGCCGCTTTTGTTATCGCATCGATTGAACTAGCCGACTTCATGGCTTCGTCGATGTTGGGCACATTCAGCCCCAGCCGGATATGGGTGGGCGGATTGGCTTGTGATGCGGGGTAGATTTCCAGGCACAAACCGGCCGTCTCGCATGCGTCATGGATCGGCCCTTGCCCGTGCTGATGCTCTTCAAACACCAAGCCGAATGCGGCCAACTCGTCCCGCAATCGTTCGCGATGATCGGTGTAGATCACGATCAGGTTGATGTGCGCTGGTGGCATCTGACTTCCTTGGCGTTTTGGCGGTTCGCAATCTTCATTCACCGCACCGACCGCGCCAGCGCGAACGTCCCCGTGATCACCGGCGAGATCGCCGCGATCGTGTACGCGCTGTAGAGGTTTTTCCCGCTGTGCCAAAACCAAAGCACCGCGACGACGACGCCCAGCACCGACACACCCAGCCCGAGAAAAAACGCCAGCTCGCTCCGCGGCGCACGCAGCGACGCCGCCACCGCCGCCCCGCCCAGCAGGATCGCGGGGACCACCGTCGTCAGCGTCAGCATCGGGATCTCGGTGGGCATGCCTACGCCTTCCACCAGCCCAGGTCGATCTCGGGGAAGATCACATCGTGGATGTGCGCATCGGCGATCTCGTGGCGCTCGACCTCGGTCAGCCCGCCGAGGTACGACGAGTCGGCCGCGACCTTCTCGGCGATATCCATCAGCGACTCGAAACGCGCGACGTGCTGCATAAAACGCTTGATCCCATAATCAATCGCCTGGCCCCGGCGGATCACGAACGGCCAGTCGCTCGCCTGCATCAACAACAACTCACGCCCCGCGTCTTCGAGCAGGCCCTTGAGTTCCGCGTTCGATTTTTCCTGCCACGGCAGCTCGCGCAGCGATCGGCCGAAGTTCGTCTCACAGCGGTACAAGATGTCCCACATCCAGTCGACCTGCTCGTTGGTCCACACGCGGTGGTCGCCCTCCTCGCCCCACGACCCCTCGGGCATCGCCACGACCTTGTCGACAAACGTCTCTTCCAGGTACTCGCTCGTCGTCTTGCACGCGACCTCGGGGTCGGCGTTGAGCGAGAGCATCACGTCCCGCAAGAACTGCGGGCCCTCGAACCACCAGTGGCCAAACAGCTCGGCATCGAACGTGCAGACGACGACGCCCTGCTTGCCGGTTTTGTCTTTGTATTGGCGTAGCCGATCCTTGACCATGTTGCAGAAATGGCTGGCGTGTTCGTGGACCTTGGTGTCGATGTTTTCGGGGTAGTAGAGGTGCTTATCGCCGAGGTCGGTCTTCTTGCCCGTGACTTTCCAGTAGCGGAGCCCCCGCTTGGCGCCCCACTGCTTGTGGAACTCGAGGTACTCGCCCGACGCCGGGTAGCCGAAGCTGCCCGACCAGACCTGCTCGCAGGCGACCTGGTCGCGTGCGAATGCGATCGATCGGCCAAGCCCGTTGCCGTCCGAGTTCACCCAGTGCGCCTCGTTGACGCTCTGCCACCCGCGGTTGGGGTACTTCGCCGCCTCGTCCCAGCCGACCTTGTGCCAGTCGCCATCATTGAAGACGTACTCGCTCCGGCAGCCCTCGATCAAATGGTTCTCGACGAAGAAGTGCGTGATGCCTTCATCCGCCACGAGGTGTTCGATGCCGACGCGGTAGTCCTGGTGCCCCCAGTTGATCGGCGGGTCCCACGGCCCGCCGGGCCGATACGCGCACTCGGGCAGCCACATGCCGGTGGGCTTGAAGCCGAGGATGCGCTCGCTCGATGCGACCCCCGCGCGGATCTGCGCACGGATGCTGGCGTCTTCAAAGAGCAGCGGCATGTAGCCGTGCGTCGCGTTGGAGGTGATGATCTCGACATAGCCCTTGCCCCCGTCCTGAGTCGCCCGCGCCGCAAAGGCCTTGGGGATATCGCGGTCGATCGCCCGGAACTGTTCAAGGAGTTTCGTGTAGATGGCCGCCCACCGCTCGGCCAAGTAGACCATGTGCCCGTTGGGCGGGTCGTGCGTCTCGAACTCTTTTTTGTCTTGCTTCGCCCGCGCGATGCGGTCCTTAAGAAAATGCTCAAAGCCATCCTTGAAGTGCTCGTGGGTGAGCTGTTCGAGGAGGACGGGGGTGAGCCCCATGGTGATCTTGGGGTTGCCGTTGAGGAACGCGCACTCGTCGAGCATCGCGAGGATGGGCAGGTAGGTCTCGGCCGCGGCTTCGTAAAGCCAGTCCTCGCCGTGGGGCCAGGTGCCGTGGCGGAGGACGTAGGGCAGGTGGCCGTGGAGGACGAGGCAGAAGGTGCCGAGGGGATCGCTCATGGGGATATGGTACCCCACACGTTTAGCAGGCGACGCGCGGCAACTGATCGTCTAGCCGCTACCTGAGTTCTACTCCGCAATGAGGGCAGAGTTTCGGGTCATGATCCCGGATGTAGGCGGTGCAATCAGGGCAGCGACTATTTTTGAATAGCGCTACGACGACCGCCACGGTTGTGCCGATCGCCAATGCAAAAAACACGACCGACCTCCCTTTGGCTGGAGCAAGGTCCAACAAGACGACGGCGAGTCCCGCGACCCAAACGAGCACGATCCAGAATGACACCCATATTGATCGGCGCTGCTGCATGCGCCACCGAGTGGGTGTGTTCTCAGCCATCGCCCTATTCTAGAGCCCGTTGGTACGCAGGTCAGCAGATCCTCCAGGCGGTGATCTCAGCACTGCAGATCCCCCCTACTCCACCACCTCCAGCACCACCAACACCGGTGCATGGTCCGATGCCAACGGCTCGTCGAGCACCCGCACCTCCAGGACGCGCCAGCGGTCGACCGGGTAGGCGAAGACGTAGTCGATGCGTTTGATAGACGGGTTGGAGGGGAACGTGGGCTGGGGGTCGCCGAAGTGGTCGGCGGTGTCGAGCCAGCGGGCTGTCATGGCGTTGTGGCCCGGCGCTCCGGGGGTGAAGTTGAAGTCGCCGGCGATGAGGACGAGGCGGTTGGGGTCGACGAGGAGTTGGTCATTGATCTGGCCGACCTGCGACAGCCGGGCCTCGGCGGCATAGGGGCTGAGGTGGGCCCCGGCGAAGGTCACGGTCGGCCCCTCGTCGCCCCAGGGGTGCAGCCCGACGACCGCGATCGCGAGCATGGCCAGGTCCGGCTCGATGCCGGCGGTGTCGAGGCCCGCGGGTACGCCTTCGATCGGGACGCGGGTGAGGATGGCCTCGCCGTAGAGCCCGCCGTCATACGGCTTGGCGGAGACGAAGTAAGGGTACATGCCGGTGTGTTCGCCGAGAACCGCGGGCTGGTCCACGCCACTGGATCGGCCGGTCGCGACATCGACCTCCTGTAGCGCGACAACGTCCGGCTCAACCGATCGGATGATGTCGGCCAATCGCTTGTAGTCGAACTCGCCGTCGGTGCCCTGTGCGTGGTGAATGTTGTAGGTGAGTACGCGGAGGCGGCGGGGCGCATCTGCATCGGGCGTCGTGCCGCACGCGACAAGCATGGTGAACAGCGGCAGGATGAATGCGGCGCGGACCTTCCACATGGTTTACTCGTTGACCTCCAGCACCACCAACACCGGCGTGTGGTCGGAGGCGACTTGCTCGTCGATCACGCGGACCTCGACGATGGTCCACGCCCCTGCGGGCCGAGCGAAGACGTAGTCGATACGTGAGCGTGGGCTGGTGGCGGGGATGGTGGGCTGGGGGTCGCCGAAGAGTTGGGCGGTGTCGGTCCACCGGCGGGCCATCTCGTTGTAGGCGGCGGTGTCGGGGGTGAAGTTGAAGTCGCCGGCAATGAGGGTGCGTTGGCGGATCTGCGGGAAGGCGGCGTTGATCTCGCGGGCTTGGGCGAGCCGGGTCTGGGCGGACTGGTGGCACAGGTGGGTCCCGGCGAAGACGACATCCGGCCCATCGTCGCCCCACGGCCGAACGCGGACCGCGGCGACGGCACGCGGCTCCTGGCCCGGGGCGCAGGACAGGTTGACGGTCCACGCCTCCTCGATCGGGAAGCGGGAAAGCACGCCTTCGCCGTAGCCCCCGCCGTTGTAGGGCATCGCCTCGGCAAAGGTGTGGTGCATGCCTGTGAGCTCGCCGAGCCGGGCGGCTTGGTCGACGCCGCTGGATCGGCCGGTTGCGCGGTCGACCTCCTGTAGCGCGACGAGGTCGGGGTCGACCGACTGGATCACGGCCGCGAGGCGTTCGTAGTCGAACACGCGGTCCATGCCTTCGCCGTGGTGGATGTTGTAGGTCAGGACGCGGAGCTGCTTGGGCGGGTCAACCGTGGCGTCAGTCTGGGTGTTGGACCGGCAGCCGACAGTCAGCGCCAGCAGCGTCGCGACGAGTAGGCAATGAAGATGTTTCATAGGGATAGAGGATAGCGTGGGGAAGAGTTGTCGGTAAAGACGCCGCGTAGACACTTCGGCAGTTGAGCACGCAGCCGATCAGCCCGCCCGTCGTCAACCCCCGTGTTTAGCCCAACGCCCAACGGGCGTGGCGTCCGGCGACACGGTGCAGGACGGACGCCGGCCCCGTTGGGGCTCGAGCTAAACGGGTGCATCCGCCGCGAAACATTCGGACGGAAATCTGCCGTGCCCACTGCGGGTCTTGCCGATACGATGGGAATGATGCCGACCCCCGCCCCC
The sequence above is a segment of the Phycisphaeraceae bacterium D3-23 genome. Coding sequences within it:
- a CDS encoding endonuclease/exonuclease/phosphatase family protein is translated as MWKVRAAFILPLFTMLVACGTTPDADAPRRLRVLTYNIHHAQGTDGEFDYKRLADIIRSVEPDVVALQEVDVATGRSSGVDQPAVLGEHTGMYPYFVSAKPYDGGLYGEAILTRVPIEGVPAGLDTAGIEPDLAMLAIAVVGLHPWGDEGPTVTFAGAHLSPYAAEARLSQVGQINDQLLVDPNRLVLIAGDFNFTPGAPGHNAMTARWLDTADHFGDPQPTFPSNPSIKRIDYVFAYPVDRWRVLEVRVLDEPLASDHAPVLVVLEVVE
- a CDS encoding non-canonical purine NTP pyrophosphatase — translated: MPILIATSNPHKLDEIRAITAEHPGRSLTFVGLSDIGLAVPEPVEDRPTFEGNAELKAAYYAEQAGMACLADDSGLEVDALGGEPGVLSARYSGVEGGRDVVDPANNRKLMAALGETPAAQRVARFVCAMAFVDPADAGRSCVVRGTFEGRIITPDQADDPAQPWRGCGSNGFGYDPLFWLADAGCTSAQLAPVEKNKRSHRGDATRKMLAALKLA
- a CDS encoding endonuclease/exonuclease/phosphatase family protein, with the protein product MKHLHCLLVATLLALTVGCRSNTQTDATVDPPKQLRVLTYNIHHGEGMDRVFDYERLAAVIQSVDPDLVALQEVDRATGRSSGVDQAARLGELTGMHHTFAEAMPYNGGGYGEGVLSRFPIEEAWTVNLSCAPGQEPRAVAAVRVRPWGDDGPDVVFAGTHLCHQSAQTRLAQAREINAAFPQIRQRTLIAGDFNFTPDTAAYNEMARRWTDTAQLFGDPQPTIPATSPRSRIDYVFARPAGAWTIVEVRVIDEQVASDHTPVLVVLEVNE
- a CDS encoding DUF1957 domain-containing protein, which codes for MSDPLGTFCLVLHGHLPYVLRHGTWPHGEDWLYEAAAETYLPILAMLDECAFLNGNPKITMGLTPVLLEQLTHEHFKDGFEHFLKDRIARAKQDKKEFETHDPPNGHMVYLAERWAAIYTKLLEQFRAIDRDIPKAFAARATQDGGKGYVEIITSNATHGYMPLLFEDASIRAQIRAGVASSERILGFKPTGMWLPECAYRPGGPWDPPINWGHQDYRVGIEHLVADEGITHFFVENHLIEGCRSEYVFNDGDWHKVGWDEAAKYPNRGWQSVNEAHWVNSDGNGLGRSIAFARDQVACEQVWSGSFGYPASGEYLEFHKQWGAKRGLRYWKVTGKKTDLGDKHLYYPENIDTKVHEHASHFCNMVKDRLRQYKDKTGKQGVVVCTFDAELFGHWWFEGPQFLRDVMLSLNADPEVACKTTSEYLEETFVDKVVAMPEGSWGEEGDHRVWTNEQVDWMWDILYRCETNFGRSLRELPWQEKSNAELKGLLEDAGRELLLMQASDWPFVIRRGQAIDYGIKRFMQHVARFESLMDIAEKVAADSSYLGGLTEVERHEIADAHIHDVIFPEIDLGWWKA